CAAAAAACTCCACCCCTCTAAAACTAAATTAGATTTAGAAATGGAATTAGCTAAACAATTAGAACTAGATGATCCAGTAAAAATGTATTTAAAGGAGATAGGACAGATAAGATTATTAACTGCTAAACAAGAGGTAGAATTAGCCAAAAGAATGCAAAATGGTGATCACGAAGCCAAGAAAAGATTGGTAGAGTCAAATTTAAGATTAGTAGTAAGTATTGCTAAAAGATATGTGGGCAGAGGAATGTTATTTTTAGACCTTATTCAGGAAGGCAATATGGGTTTAATCAGGGCAGTAGAGAAATTTGACTACAGAAAAGGATATAAATTTAGTACCTATGCTACTTGGTGGATCAGACAAGCCATTACCAGAGCCATAGCAGATCAAGCTAGGACTATTCGTGTTCCGGTTCACATGGTTGAAACTATTAATAAATTGATCAGGGTATCACGTCATCTTTTACAGGAATTGGGAAGAGAGCCGACTGTTAAGGAAATAGCTGAAAATATGGAAATTACCGAAGATAAAGTAAGGGAAATATTAAAAACAGCCCAGGAGCCCGTTTCTTTAGAAACCCCAATTGGGAAAGAAGAAGACAGTCACTTAGGAGATTTCATTGAGGATAAGGATTCACCAGCTCCTCCTAAAATTGCTACTTATACTCTTTTAAAAGAGCAATTAGATAATGTCTTAGAGACTTTGACATACCGAGAAAAGAGGGTTTTGGAATTGAGGTTTGGTATTGCAACCGGACATCCTCATACCTTAGAAGAAGTTGGTAAAGAGTTCGGAGTGACCAGAGAAAGAATTCGTCAAATAGAGGCTAAAGCATTAAGAAAGCTACGACATCCCAGTAGAAGCAAAAAACTTAAAGATTATTTAGAATAAAAATAAAAAATTGCTTTTAAAATCATAAATATAATCAAAAAATATCCTTTTAATTAAATAAAAATGTTGACTGAACATGA
This sequence is a window from Candidatus Atribacteria bacterium. Protein-coding genes within it:
- the rpoD gene encoding RNA polymerase sigma factor RpoD, producing MGKKKIIEDLIKEGKEQGYLTYKELEKYLADDILDLSKVEDLYDILSESGIDLVETEEEGNLLAKDKDIEEKHKKLHPSKTKLDLEMELAKQLELDDPVKMYLKEIGQIRLLTAKQEVELAKRMQNGDHEAKKRLVESNLRLVVSIAKRYVGRGMLFLDLIQEGNMGLIRAVEKFDYRKGYKFSTYATWWIRQAITRAIADQARTIRVPVHMVETINKLIRVSRHLLQELGREPTVKEIAENMEITEDKVREILKTAQEPVSLETPIGKEEDSHLGDFIEDKDSPAPPKIATYTLLKEQLDNVLETLTYREKRVLELRFGIATGHPHTLEEVGKEFGVTRERIRQIEAKALRKLRHPSRSKKLKDYLE